One genomic segment of Amycolatopsis sp. Hca4 includes these proteins:
- a CDS encoding DUF3592 domain-containing protein, whose translation MSTRGERARRVGWWTTLGVASLLTVMCVCLLFAAIRNDSAISEQMGTATATVDSVAFDRTIIHFETPDGIVHSPANGVLYPDGLAAGQLVRIEYDASDPELARVAGRSAALTLLPLGSFVFFTWLVAGPALWWIRRQNKRASAAA comes from the coding sequence GTGAGCACGAGAGGTGAGCGGGCGAGGCGCGTCGGGTGGTGGACCACCCTCGGCGTCGCCTCGCTCCTCACCGTGATGTGCGTGTGCCTCCTGTTCGCCGCGATCCGGAACGACAGCGCGATCTCGGAGCAAATGGGGACGGCGACGGCGACGGTCGATTCGGTGGCGTTCGACCGGACGATCATCCACTTCGAGACGCCGGACGGGATCGTGCACAGCCCGGCGAACGGGGTGCTTTACCCGGACGGGCTGGCGGCCGGGCAGCTGGTGCGGATCGAGTACGACGCTTCGGATCCGGAGCTGGCACGGGTGGCTGGGCGGTCGGCTGCGTTGACGCTGCTGCCGCTGGGGAGTTTCGTGTTTTTCACGTGGCTGGTGGCTGGGCCGGCGTTGTGGTGGATTCGGCGGCAGAACAAGCGGGCTTCGGCTGCTGCTTGA
- a CDS encoding M1 family metallopeptidase, translated as MRARTRTGLGALAAGVVSVLLAGTASAAPAPGAPGVGDPYYPNAGNGGTDVLHYDIRLTYQPATDLLSGTTTLLLTATQDLSRFDLDFALKASSVRVNNRPAQFTNQTGNGELVVTPAQPLLKGQTATVVVAYADTPSTETVDGVNAWKKGAFGALGIDEPQSSAWWFPANDHPTDKATYDVSIEAPDGNVAISNGSLVRTTKQRAGWTRWQWRSTKPQATYLTSFIVGNYELVQSTTPDGKPFVTAYGADLGDSLYAAKASVERTPEINEFLATQFGPYPFEAEGGVVTSGIGFSLENQTRPTYGARNFRAGSNTTLIAHENAHQWFGDNVSLGRWSDIWLNEGFASYAEWLWSEHEGEGTVAELAQYTYDSNPADGDLWKLVPADPGADNQFDNAVYDRGALTLQALRTAVGDQAFFTILKTWQAQRGGSNGRILDFTALAEKVSGKPLHDLFQTWLYTAGKPAVGPNGAPAAAARSAVASAPASVKPRSYEQIQQNHRFLAAEHAG; from the coding sequence ATGCGTGCAAGAACGCGCACCGGTCTCGGTGCGCTCGCGGCCGGCGTCGTCTCGGTGCTGCTCGCCGGAACCGCGAGCGCCGCGCCCGCGCCCGGTGCCCCCGGCGTCGGCGACCCGTACTACCCGAACGCCGGCAACGGCGGCACGGACGTGCTGCACTACGACATCCGGCTCACCTACCAGCCCGCGACCGACCTGCTGTCCGGCACCACGACGCTGCTGCTGACCGCGACCCAGGACCTCTCGCGGTTCGACCTGGACTTCGCGCTGAAGGCGTCGAGCGTGCGGGTGAACAACCGGCCGGCGCAGTTCACGAACCAGACCGGCAACGGCGAGCTCGTCGTCACCCCGGCGCAGCCGCTGCTCAAGGGCCAGACCGCGACCGTCGTCGTCGCCTACGCGGACACGCCGTCGACCGAGACGGTGGACGGCGTCAACGCGTGGAAGAAGGGTGCGTTCGGCGCGCTCGGCATCGACGAGCCGCAGAGCTCGGCGTGGTGGTTCCCGGCCAACGACCACCCGACCGACAAGGCGACCTACGACGTCTCGATCGAGGCGCCGGACGGCAACGTGGCCATCTCCAACGGCTCGCTGGTCCGCACGACCAAGCAGCGCGCGGGCTGGACGCGCTGGCAGTGGCGCAGCACGAAGCCGCAGGCCACGTACCTGACGTCGTTCATCGTCGGCAACTACGAGCTGGTCCAGTCGACGACCCCGGACGGCAAGCCGTTCGTCACCGCCTACGGCGCCGACCTCGGCGACTCGCTGTACGCGGCGAAGGCCAGCGTCGAGCGCACCCCGGAGATCAACGAGTTCCTGGCGACCCAGTTCGGCCCGTACCCGTTCGAGGCCGAGGGCGGCGTCGTGACCAGCGGCATCGGGTTCTCCCTGGAGAACCAGACCCGGCCGACGTACGGCGCCCGCAACTTCCGCGCGGGCTCGAACACGACGCTGATCGCCCACGAGAACGCCCACCAGTGGTTCGGCGACAACGTGTCGCTCGGCCGCTGGAGCGACATCTGGCTGAACGAGGGCTTCGCGTCGTACGCGGAGTGGCTGTGGTCGGAGCACGAGGGCGAGGGAACGGTCGCGGAGCTGGCGCAGTACACGTACGACTCGAACCCGGCCGACGGCGACCTGTGGAAGCTCGTCCCGGCCGACCCCGGCGCGGACAACCAGTTCGACAACGCGGTGTACGACCGGGGCGCGCTGACGCTCCAGGCGCTGCGGACGGCCGTGGGTGACCAGGCGTTCTTCACCATCCTGAAGACGTGGCAGGCGCAGCGGGGCGGGTCGAACGGGCGGATCCTGGACTTCACCGCGCTGGCGGAGAAGGTCTCGGGCAAGCCGCTGCACGACCTGTTCCAGACGTGGCTCTACACGGCGGGCAAGCCCGCGGTGGGCCCGAACGGCGCTCCCGCCGCCGCGGCTCGCTCGGCTGTGGCTTCTGCTCCCGCTTCCGTGAAGCCGCGCTCGTACGAGCAGATCCAGCAGAACCACCGGTTCCTCGCCGCCGAACACGCGGGCTGA
- the menD gene encoding 2-succinyl-5-enolpyruvyl-6-hydroxy-3-cyclohexene-1-carboxylic-acid synthase, with translation MNPSTAQARVIVDELVRNTVSHVVLCPGSRNAPLSIALYDAAAAGKLQLHVRIDERGAAFLALGIAARTGRPVAVLCTSGTAAANFHPAVLEADRAGVPLIVLTADRPPELRAAGASQVIDQHQLYGDAIRYFDELAVAERRAGQNSYWRSQICRAWNAAYGEWRCGPVHLNIPFREPLVPDVDDDGEWYESLDGRADGSRWTELPDFGALPSFVVPSARHGLVIACDTGVQAASEWAEQHGWPVISETGGIGLSGGTAISSGAWLLGVEEFISKHKPEQVLCLGRPTVFRQIQKVLSDASVEVLLVRPDSDWPAPAHNVRQVGQWFDEPTKPADPEWLASWRRADAAAASAVASTLAEEPWPSGLRVATELVDALPPDSLLVVGSSNPTRDVALAGRLRPDVLVHRNRGVAGIDGTVSTAIGAAYVHRGPSYALLGDLTFLHDASGLLTGPAEQRPDLTIVVLNDDGGGIFSLLEQGAPEHSASFERVFGTPHGADLGALCAGYRVPHVVAETLTEFRAALAPAPGLRVVEVRVDRARHRDLHARLRAAVSAAVSAA, from the coding sequence GTGAACCCTTCCACCGCGCAGGCCAGGGTCATCGTCGACGAGCTCGTCCGCAACACCGTTTCGCACGTCGTCCTCTGCCCGGGCTCCCGCAACGCGCCGCTGTCGATCGCGCTGTATGACGCGGCCGCGGCCGGGAAGCTCCAGCTGCACGTCCGCATCGACGAGCGCGGGGCCGCGTTCCTCGCCCTCGGCATCGCCGCCCGCACCGGCCGCCCGGTGGCCGTGCTGTGCACCTCCGGTACCGCGGCCGCGAACTTCCACCCGGCGGTCCTGGAGGCCGACCGGGCCGGTGTCCCGCTGATCGTGCTGACCGCCGACCGGCCGCCCGAGCTGCGGGCCGCCGGCGCGTCGCAGGTCATCGACCAGCACCAGCTCTACGGCGACGCGATCCGCTACTTCGACGAGCTGGCCGTCGCCGAGCGGCGGGCCGGGCAGAACTCGTACTGGCGGAGCCAGATCTGCCGGGCCTGGAACGCCGCCTACGGGGAGTGGCGCTGCGGGCCGGTGCACCTGAACATCCCGTTCCGCGAGCCGCTCGTGCCGGACGTGGACGATGACGGCGAGTGGTACGAATCGCTCGACGGCCGCGCCGACGGCTCCCGCTGGACCGAGCTGCCGGACTTCGGCGCGCTGCCGTCGTTCGTGGTCCCCTCGGCGCGCCACGGCCTGGTCATCGCGTGCGACACCGGCGTCCAGGCGGCCAGCGAGTGGGCCGAGCAGCACGGCTGGCCGGTGATCTCCGAGACCGGCGGGATCGGGCTGTCCGGCGGCACGGCGATCTCGTCCGGCGCGTGGCTGCTGGGCGTCGAGGAGTTCATCTCGAAGCACAAGCCGGAGCAGGTGCTCTGCCTCGGCCGTCCGACGGTGTTCCGGCAGATCCAGAAGGTGCTCTCGGACGCCTCGGTCGAGGTGCTGCTGGTGCGGCCGGACTCGGACTGGCCGGCGCCCGCGCACAACGTCCGGCAGGTCGGGCAGTGGTTCGACGAGCCGACCAAGCCCGCGGACCCGGAGTGGCTGGCCAGCTGGCGCCGGGCCGACGCGGCGGCCGCGTCCGCGGTGGCGTCGACGCTGGCCGAGGAGCCGTGGCCCAGCGGGTTGCGGGTGGCGACCGAGCTGGTGGACGCGCTGCCGCCGGACTCGCTGCTGGTCGTGGGCTCGTCCAACCCGACCCGGGACGTCGCGCTGGCCGGCCGGCTGCGCCCGGACGTCCTCGTGCACCGCAACCGCGGTGTCGCGGGCATCGACGGCACGGTCTCGACGGCCATCGGGGCCGCGTACGTGCACCGGGGGCCGTCGTACGCGCTGCTGGGCGACCTGACGTTCCTGCACGACGCGTCGGGCCTGCTGACCGGGCCCGCCGAGCAGCGGCCCGACCTGACGATCGTGGTGCTCAACGACGACGGCGGCGGCATCTTCTCCCTGCTCGAGCAGGGTGCGCCGGAGCACTCGGCCAGCTTCGAGCGCGTCTTCGGCACCCCGCACGGCGCCGATCTGGGCGCGCTGTGCGCGGGCTACCGGGTCCCGCACGTCGTCGCGGAGACGCTGACGGAGTTCCGGGCGGCGCTGGCGCCCGCGCCGGGGCTGCGGGTCGTCGAGGTGCGGGTGGACCGGGCGCGGCACCGCGACCTGCACGCCCGTCTGCGGGCAGCGGTGTCCGCAGCGGTGTCGGCGGCCTGA
- a CDS encoding 1,4-dihydroxy-2-naphthoyl-CoA synthase — protein sequence MDDARVSELFDPAAWTEVEGFAFTDITYHRSAESRGGKRVVRIAFDRPEVRNAFRPHTVDELYRALDHARMSADVGCVLLTGNGPSPKDGGWAFCSGGDQRIRGRSGYQYASGETSDTVDPARAGRLHILEVQRLIRFLPKPVIAVVPGWAAGGGHSLHVVCDLTLASAEHAKFKQTDADVGSFDGGYGSAYLAKMVGQKFAREIFFLGREYSAEQMHQMGAVNAVVPHADLEKEALTWAWEITRKSPTAQRMLKYAFNLTDDGLVGQQLFAGETTRLAYMQDEAVEGRDAFLEKRDPDFKDVPYYY from the coding sequence GTGGATGACGCCCGAGTTTCCGAGCTGTTCGACCCCGCCGCGTGGACCGAGGTCGAAGGTTTCGCCTTCACCGACATCACCTACCACCGCTCCGCTGAGAGCCGCGGCGGCAAACGCGTGGTGCGCATCGCGTTCGACCGCCCGGAGGTCCGCAACGCCTTCCGGCCGCACACCGTCGACGAGCTCTACCGGGCCCTGGACCACGCCCGGATGAGCGCCGACGTCGGCTGTGTCCTGCTCACCGGGAACGGTCCCTCGCCCAAGGACGGCGGGTGGGCGTTCTGCTCCGGTGGTGACCAGCGTATTCGCGGACGCTCCGGCTATCAGTACGCGAGCGGCGAGACCTCCGACACGGTGGACCCCGCGCGGGCGGGCCGGCTGCACATCCTCGAGGTCCAGCGGCTGATCCGGTTCCTGCCGAAACCGGTGATCGCGGTCGTGCCGGGCTGGGCCGCGGGCGGCGGGCACTCCCTGCACGTGGTGTGCGATCTCACCCTCGCCTCGGCCGAGCACGCGAAGTTCAAGCAGACCGACGCCGACGTCGGCTCGTTCGACGGCGGCTACGGCTCGGCGTACCTGGCGAAGATGGTCGGGCAGAAGTTCGCCCGCGAGATCTTCTTCCTCGGCCGCGAGTACTCGGCCGAGCAGATGCACCAGATGGGCGCGGTCAACGCCGTCGTCCCACACGCCGACCTGGAAAAAGAGGCGCTGACCTGGGCGTGGGAGATCACCCGCAAGTCGCCGACGGCCCAGCGGATGCTCAAGTACGCGTTCAACCTCACCGACGACGGCCTGGTCGGCCAGCAGCTGTTCGCCGGCGAAACCACCCGGCTGGCGTACATGCAGGACGAGGCCGTCGAAGGCCGTGACGCGTTCCTCGAGAAGCGCGACCCCGACTTCAAGGACGTTCCCTATTACTACTGA
- the menE gene encoding o-succinylbenzoate--CoA ligase: MLPVHLDGSPEALETLKAAVAAALDGGPAVLPFTDPALRDAMAPDEPAEPETAVVIATSGSTGAPKGVLLSARALTASAEATHTRLGGPGHWLLATPAHYIGGLQVLVRSLLAGTTPALLTGTGFRPDGFAAAAARLTGGPRYTALVPTQLVRLLDDGGAGLAAARTFDAIVVGAAATSPALRERAAEAGVRIVPAYGMSETASGCVYDGVPLDGVRVDVGGDRIRIAGDVLAHGYRRRPDLTAESFRDGWFTTSDRGVRHDDGRIEVLGRADDMINTGGVKVSANAVERCLSAQPGVRDACVVGVPDAEWGEAVVALVVPDGEPGDLRAAVRAELGAAATPKRIEFATNLPLRGPGKIDRTAVKARLQ, from the coding sequence CTGCTCCCGGTCCACCTCGACGGCTCGCCAGAGGCGCTCGAGACGCTGAAGGCCGCCGTCGCGGCCGCGCTGGACGGCGGCCCGGCGGTGCTACCGTTCACCGACCCCGCGCTGCGTGACGCCATGGCGCCGGACGAACCCGCCGAACCGGAGACCGCCGTGGTCATCGCCACGTCGGGCTCGACCGGGGCGCCCAAGGGCGTCCTGCTGTCGGCCCGCGCGCTGACCGCCTCCGCCGAGGCCACGCACACCCGGCTCGGCGGCCCGGGGCACTGGCTGCTGGCCACGCCGGCGCACTACATCGGCGGGCTGCAGGTGCTGGTCCGGTCACTGCTGGCCGGGACGACGCCGGCGCTGCTGACCGGCACCGGCTTCCGCCCGGACGGCTTCGCGGCCGCCGCGGCCCGGCTGACCGGCGGCCCGCGGTACACGGCGCTGGTGCCGACCCAGCTGGTCCGCCTGCTCGACGACGGCGGCGCCGGGCTGGCCGCGGCGAGGACGTTCGACGCGATCGTGGTCGGCGCGGCCGCGACGTCGCCGGCCCTGCGCGAGCGCGCCGCGGAGGCCGGGGTCCGGATCGTGCCCGCGTACGGGATGAGCGAGACGGCCAGCGGCTGCGTCTACGACGGCGTCCCCCTCGACGGCGTCCGCGTCGACGTCGGCGGCGACCGGATCCGGATCGCCGGGGACGTCCTCGCGCACGGCTACCGGCGGCGCCCGGACCTGACCGCCGAGTCGTTCCGCGACGGCTGGTTCACCACGTCCGACCGTGGCGTTCGCCACGACGACGGCCGCATCGAGGTCCTCGGCCGGGCCGACGACATGATCAACACCGGTGGCGTGAAGGTGTCGGCGAACGCGGTCGAGCGCTGCCTGAGCGCCCAGCCGGGGGTGCGTGACGCGTGCGTCGTCGGCGTGCCGGACGCGGAGTGGGGCGAGGCGGTGGTCGCGCTGGTCGTCCCGGACGGCGAGCCCGGCGACCTGCGGGCGGCGGTCCGCGCGGAACTGGGCGCGGCGGCCACCCCGAAACGCATCGAATTCGCCACGAATCTCCCCCTCCGCGGCCCCGGGAAGATCGACCGGACGGCGGTGAAAGCCCGTCTTCAGTAG
- a CDS encoding 1,4-dihydroxy-2-naphthoate polyprenyltransferase produces the protein MASLSEWIEGARPRTLPNAVAPVVAGVGAAIALDAFSWWRSVLALLVSLSLIVGVNYANDYSDGIRGTDENRVGPLRLVGSKVAAPKAVLTAALVSLGLAGVLGLVLVAVSGHWWLLGMGALCILGAWFYTGGKKPYGYYGFGEIAVFVFFGLAGVLGTVYVQAGRVSWAALACAVAVGCFSTAVLTANNLRDIPTDIESGKRTLATRLGDKGTRRLYLVLIAVPYALTLVLGFTVHGLAALPLLSAPLLFQSVSAIRHNATGRDLIPALRDTGLAMLAWAVLAAVGLNL, from the coding sequence ATGGCGAGCTTGAGCGAGTGGATCGAAGGGGCCCGGCCGCGGACGCTGCCCAACGCGGTGGCGCCGGTGGTGGCGGGCGTCGGCGCGGCGATCGCGCTGGACGCGTTCTCCTGGTGGCGTTCGGTGCTCGCGCTGCTGGTCTCCCTCTCGCTGATCGTCGGCGTCAACTACGCCAACGACTACTCCGACGGCATCCGCGGCACGGACGAGAACCGCGTCGGGCCGCTCCGGCTGGTCGGTTCGAAGGTCGCCGCCCCGAAGGCCGTGCTGACGGCGGCGCTGGTCTCGCTCGGCCTGGCCGGGGTGCTCGGCCTGGTCCTGGTGGCCGTCAGCGGGCACTGGTGGCTGCTGGGGATGGGCGCGCTGTGCATCCTCGGCGCGTGGTTCTACACCGGCGGCAAGAAGCCCTACGGCTACTACGGCTTCGGCGAGATCGCCGTCTTCGTGTTCTTCGGCCTGGCCGGCGTGCTGGGCACGGTGTACGTCCAGGCGGGCCGCGTCAGCTGGGCGGCGCTGGCCTGCGCGGTCGCGGTCGGCTGCTTCTCGACGGCGGTCCTGACGGCCAACAACCTGCGGGACATCCCGACGGACATCGAGTCCGGCAAGCGCACCCTGGCCACCCGCCTGGGTGACAAGGGCACCCGGCGGCTCTACCTGGTGCTGATCGCCGTGCCGTACGCGCTCACCCTGGTCCTCGGGTTCACGGTGCACGGGCTCGCGGCGCTCCCCCTGCTCAGCGCCCCGCTGCTGTTCCAGTCGGTCAGCGCGATCCGCCACAACGCGACCGGCCGCGACCTCATCCCGGCCCTGCGCGACACCGGGCTGGCGATGCTCGCCTGGGCGGTGCTGGCCGCGGTCGGCCTGAACCTCTAG
- a CDS encoding PLP-dependent cysteine synthase family protein, which produces MSRLHSRSWVREAVRIIEADANRSADTHLHVFPLPPEWGIDLYLKDESVHPTGSLKHRLARSLFLYGLVNGQIGPDTVLVEASSGSTAVSEAYFARMLGLRFITVVPRRTSKEKVALIEFYGGECHFVDEAPAMYPEAERLAAECGGHYLDQFTYAERATDWRGNNNIAESVFAQMRSEPHPIPKWIVVGAGTGGTSATFGRYVRYKRHTTKVCVVDPENSSFYGAWETGALDYATGMPSRIEGIGRPRCEPSFVPGVIDEMFRIPDAGSLAAIRLLRERTGHWAGGSTGTNLYGAFRLISRMVEDGQAGSVVTLLCDGGERYAHTYYNDEWLAQQNLDLAPHTALFEEFLTTGKFPEL; this is translated from the coding sequence ATGAGCCGCCTGCACAGCCGCAGCTGGGTCCGCGAGGCCGTCCGGATCATCGAGGCCGACGCCAACCGCAGCGCCGACACGCACCTGCACGTCTTCCCGCTGCCCCCGGAGTGGGGCATCGACCTGTACCTCAAGGACGAGTCGGTGCACCCGACCGGCTCGCTCAAGCACCGGCTGGCCCGGTCGCTGTTCCTGTACGGGCTGGTCAACGGCCAGATCGGGCCGGACACCGTGCTCGTCGAGGCCTCCAGCGGGTCGACCGCGGTGTCCGAGGCCTACTTCGCCCGGATGCTCGGCCTGCGCTTCATCACCGTCGTGCCGCGGCGCACGTCGAAGGAGAAGGTCGCGCTCATCGAGTTCTACGGCGGCGAGTGCCACTTCGTCGACGAAGCCCCGGCGATGTACCCCGAGGCCGAGCGGCTCGCGGCCGAGTGCGGCGGCCACTACCTCGACCAGTTCACCTACGCCGAGCGCGCGACGGACTGGCGCGGCAACAACAACATCGCCGAGTCGGTGTTCGCGCAGATGCGCTCGGAACCCCACCCGATCCCGAAGTGGATCGTCGTCGGCGCGGGCACCGGCGGCACGAGCGCGACCTTCGGCCGGTACGTCCGCTACAAGCGGCACACGACGAAGGTGTGCGTCGTCGACCCGGAGAACTCGTCGTTCTACGGCGCCTGGGAGACCGGGGCCCTGGACTACGCCACCGGCATGCCGTCGCGGATCGAGGGCATCGGGCGGCCGCGGTGCGAGCCGTCGTTCGTCCCCGGCGTCATCGACGAGATGTTCCGGATCCCCGACGCGGGCTCCCTGGCGGCCATCCGGCTGCTGCGCGAGCGGACCGGGCACTGGGCGGGCGGCTCGACCGGCACCAACCTCTACGGCGCGTTCCGGCTCATCTCCCGGATGGTCGAGGACGGCCAGGCGGGCAGCGTCGTGACGCTCCTGTGCGACGGCGGCGAGCGGTACGCCCACACCTACTACAACGACGAGTGGCTGGCCCAGCAGAACCTGGACCTGGCGCCGCACACGGCGCTGTTCGAGGAGTTCCTGACCACCGGGAAGTTCCCGGAGCTCTAG
- a CDS encoding DUF4229 domain-containing protein, which produces MSDEKPPQLARDLTLYLLARFVLVAAIAWGLSLTGVPLLVALLIGLVVGLPLGLLLFRPLNARVTAGLAKRNEKRARARAELRAQLRGDGAGQPE; this is translated from the coding sequence GTGAGCGACGAGAAGCCCCCGCAGCTGGCCCGTGACCTGACGCTGTACCTGCTGGCGCGGTTCGTGCTGGTCGCGGCGATCGCCTGGGGCCTGTCCCTGACCGGCGTGCCGCTGCTGGTCGCCCTGCTGATCGGGCTGGTCGTCGGCCTGCCGCTCGGCCTGCTGCTGTTCCGCCCGCTCAACGCCCGCGTGACCGCCGGGCTCGCGAAGCGCAACGAGAAGCGGGCCCGCGCCCGCGCCGAGCTGCGCGCGCAGCTGCGCGGCGACGGCGCCGGGCAGCCCGAATGA
- a CDS encoding Lrp/AsnC family transcriptional regulator, whose translation MDQLDRKIIAALRINGRATYADLGRAVGLSASSVHERVGKLEAAGVITGYHAVVDPSSVGLGVTALVSIHPTDTATEDDVADALAELDEVESCYAVAGDEAFVVKVRVPTVDELERTLGRLRRIPGVGRTNTTVVLSTRFEGRPNNAGLQKDRAGGA comes from the coding sequence GTGGATCAGTTGGACCGGAAGATCATCGCAGCGTTGCGCATCAACGGACGGGCCACCTACGCCGACCTCGGGCGGGCCGTCGGGCTGTCCGCGTCGTCGGTGCACGAGCGCGTCGGCAAGCTGGAAGCCGCCGGCGTGATCACCGGCTACCACGCGGTCGTCGACCCGAGCTCGGTCGGCCTCGGCGTCACCGCCCTCGTCAGCATCCACCCCACGGACACCGCCACGGAGGACGACGTCGCCGACGCCCTCGCCGAGCTCGACGAGGTCGAGAGCTGCTACGCGGTGGCGGGCGACGAAGCGTTCGTCGTCAAGGTGCGGGTGCCGACCGTCGACGAGCTGGAACGCACGCTGGGCCGGCTCCGCCGCATCCCCGGCGTCGGGCGCACGAACACCACCGTGGTGCTTTCGACGCGGTTCGAGGGCCGCCCGAACAACGCGGGCCTGCAGAAGGACCGGGCGGGCGGGGCGTAG
- a CDS encoding BldC family transcriptional regulator, whose product MTATMGGRLLTPGEVAALFRVDPKTVTRWATAGRIGSIRTPGGHRRFRESEVNELLAELTTDASEPARNA is encoded by the coding sequence ATGACCGCGACGATGGGCGGACGCCTGCTCACCCCTGGCGAGGTGGCAGCGCTGTTCCGAGTGGACCCGAAGACGGTGACGCGGTGGGCGACCGCGGGACGCATCGGCTCCATCCGGACCCCGGGCGGACACCGGCGGTTCCGGGAGTCCGAGGTGAACGAGCTCCTCGCCGAGCTGACCACCGACGCCAGCGAACCGGCGCGCAACGCCTGA
- a CDS encoding MinD/ParA family protein, with translation MTGPSEESAPGHPEPAAASPQPGLFADDRTDSHPHPETSGAYDVQPTQAVAPPPNPAVSGPHQVPNPAVSGPHQVPYGYDQNLPPLQPQPGYGDPAQQYQANAQYPPQQPSGLPQPQGGRHAAPPSQPGHGHDLSTAHLVKQTRRPPQSGWRKALYVGSGKLVNPGESPADTRRRELIARVNQPLRGCYKIAMLSLKGGVGKTTVTTTLGSTFASLRGDRVVAVDANPDRGTLSQKIPLETTATVRHLLRDAARITRYSDVRSYTSQGSSRLEILASEQDPAVSEAFSEDDYRRAVNLLEHFYNIVLTDCGTGLMHSAMKGVLDVADALVVVSSGSVDGARSASATLDWLEAHGYGELVKRSVAVINSVRPKGGSVDLDKLSAHFGAKVRAVCKIPFDPHLEEGAEIELDRLSGDTRLALLDLAATVADGFATPLSQGYR, from the coding sequence GTGACCGGACCCAGCGAAGAATCGGCTCCTGGCCACCCCGAACCGGCCGCTGCGTCGCCGCAGCCGGGCCTGTTCGCCGACGATCGGACGGATTCGCACCCGCACCCGGAGACGTCGGGGGCCTACGACGTGCAGCCGACGCAGGCGGTGGCGCCGCCGCCCAACCCGGCGGTTTCCGGCCCGCACCAGGTGCCCAACCCGGCCGTGTCCGGGCCGCACCAGGTGCCCTACGGCTACGACCAGAACCTGCCGCCGCTGCAGCCCCAGCCCGGCTACGGCGACCCGGCGCAGCAGTACCAGGCGAACGCCCAGTACCCGCCGCAGCAGCCGTCCGGGCTCCCGCAGCCGCAGGGTGGCCGGCACGCCGCGCCGCCGTCCCAGCCGGGCCACGGCCACGACCTGTCGACCGCGCACCTGGTCAAGCAGACCCGGCGGCCGCCGCAGTCGGGCTGGCGGAAAGCGCTCTACGTCGGCAGCGGGAAGCTGGTCAACCCGGGGGAGAGCCCGGCCGACACCCGTCGCCGCGAGCTGATCGCGCGGGTGAACCAGCCGCTGCGCGGGTGCTACAAGATCGCGATGCTGTCGCTCAAGGGCGGCGTCGGCAAGACCACGGTGACGACGACGCTGGGCTCGACGTTCGCGTCCCTGCGCGGCGACCGGGTGGTGGCGGTGGACGCCAACCCGGACCGCGGCACGCTGTCGCAGAAGATCCCGCTGGAGACGACCGCGACGGTCCGGCACCTGCTGCGTGACGCCGCTCGCATCACCCGGTACAGCGATGTCCGGTCCTACACGTCCCAGGGTTCGAGCCGGCTGGAGATCCTGGCCAGCGAGCAGGACCCGGCCGTGTCGGAGGCGTTCTCCGAGGACGACTACCGGCGCGCGGTCAACCTGCTGGAGCACTTCTACAACATCGTGCTCACCGACTGCGGGACCGGCCTGATGCACTCGGCGATGAAGGGCGTCCTGGACGTCGCGGACGCGCTGGTCGTGGTCTCGTCCGGCTCGGTCGACGGCGCCCGCAGCGCCTCGGCGACGCTGGACTGGCTCGAGGCCCACGGCTACGGCGAGCTGGTCAAGCGCTCGGTGGCGGTGATCAACTCGGTGCGTCCCAAGGGCGGCTCGGTCGACCTCGACAAGCTGTCGGCGCACTTCGGGGCGAAGGTCCGGGCGGTCTGCAAGATCCCGTTCGACCCGCACCTGGAGGAAGGCGCGGAGATCGAGCTGGACCGCCTCTCCGGCGACACCCGCCTGGCCCTGCTGGACCTGGCGGCCACCGTCGCCGACGGCTTCGCCACCCCGCTCTCGCAGGGTTACCGCTGA